The sequence below is a genomic window from Elusimicrobiales bacterium.
ATTTCTTATGGAGCGGCTGCTACTGGAATTCAGGCGCAACGGCCTGGCCCTGCCGCCGGAGCAGCTGGAGGAGTTCCGCCGCCTCAAGAAAAACCTGGTCGCGCTGGAACTGGAATTTGACAAAAATATACGCGATTACAAGGACCACATAGAGGTTTCCACCCCCCAGCTTGCGGGCATGGGGCAGGGTTATACAGACGGCCTGGCCAGAACCGCAGACGGGAAATTCATCATAACGATGGACTACCCGGATTATCTGCCCTTCATGGACAATGCCCACGACGACGACGCCCGCAAATCGCTGGAATTCAAATTCAACAACCGCTGCGTTCCCGGCAATATCGCGCTGCTTGAATACACGCTCGGCCTGCGGGACCGGCTGGCAAAAATGCTGGGCTATAAAAACCACGCCGAGTTTGTGCTGGAAGACAGGATGGCCGCCCGCCCGGACCGGGCGGAGGATTTTCTTGAGCGGCTGGCCGGCAAGCTGGAGCCGAAAGCCAAAAACGAGCTGGCCGCCATGCGCGCGCTGCGCCTGAAAGAGACCGGGCAGGACCTGCCGCTGGCCGCCTGGAATCTGCGCTACTGGGACAATTTCCGCAAGCGCGCCGAATTCAACGTGGACAGCGAAAGGCTCCGTGAATACTTCCCCGCCGAACAGACCATAGCGGGGATGCTGGACATTTTCTCCGGCATGTTTAATGTTAACATAAAGCCCGCGGACCTGCCCGCGTGGAGCAAAGACGTAAAAGCCTATATTGTGGCCGAAAAAGCCGGCGAGCCGCTGGGATATTTCTATCTGGACCTTTATCCGCGCGACGGGAAATACAAGCACATGGCCTGCTTCCCGTTAAGGAAGGGAATGGCAAAACCCTCCGGCGGCTACCGCAGCCCGGCGGCGGCGATAGTGGGCAATTTCTCAAAGCCTTCCGCGGGCGCGCCCGCGCTGCTGCGCCACGGCGAGGTGGAAACCCTGTTCCACGAATTCGGCCACACGCTGCACAACATTTTCACAAAGGCGAAATACGCCTCGCTGTCCGGCACTTCGGTGCAGCGCGATTTTGTGGAAACCCCCTCCACCCTGCTGGAAAACTGGGTGTGGGAGCCGGAGATAATAAGGCGGCTGTCCTCCCATTACAAAACCGGAGCGAAAATGCCGGAAGAGGACATTGCCCGGCTGGTAGCCAGCCGCAACGCAAACTCGGGCATGATAAATATCCGGCAGGTGTTTCTGTCGCTGCTGGACATGGCCTATCACACCTCCCGGC
It includes:
- a CDS encoding M3 family metallopeptidase, whose protein sequence is MNKLLAAGIIAASGPAAGDIPSKTDALAFDRASAAQITAAGGDSLKKLAARLDAIAALPQDRRGFADTALALENALSDFEDETTPLTFMAYVSEDAAARDAAAKLEEQSGRCMVDVFTRKDLFEAVNAAARKTPALPPEDSFLMERLLLEFRRNGLALPPEQLEEFRRLKKNLVALELEFDKNIRDYKDHIEVSTPQLAGMGQGYTDGLARTADGKFIITMDYPDYLPFMDNAHDDDARKSLEFKFNNRCVPGNIALLEYTLGLRDRLAKMLGYKNHAEFVLEDRMAARPDRAEDFLERLAGKLEPKAKNELAAMRALRLKETGQDLPLAAWNLRYWDNFRKRAEFNVDSERLREYFPAEQTIAGMLDIFSGMFNVNIKPADLPAWSKDVKAYIVAEKAGEPLGYFYLDLYPRDGKYKHMACFPLRKGMAKPSGGYRSPAAAIVGNFSKPSAGAPALLRHGEVETLFHEFGHTLHNIFTKAKYASLSGTSVQRDFVETPSTLLENWVWEPEIIRRLSSHYKTGAKMPEEDIARLVASRNANSGMINIRQVFLSLLDMAYHTSRHPDTTGIYSSLQKKTMLVPMTEGTNPQAAFGHLMGGYDAGYYGYLWARVISADIFSVFKKRGITDPATGESYRKLILSTGRVPDENKQIAAFLGRPFREDAFISALGLSGGR